The sequence TTTgccgtattttttttttggcaaaaaaTTAGATAGTACAAACTTTTGTactataattattaaaaaaattagatatcTCAATAAATATTATTCCTGTCCCATTTCTACAAGCAACTGCTGACCAAATATCCCTTTTATTCaaatcaaaaaagaaaatataccactttttattttatagataCATTGATTAGATACAACgcaacaatataatattatatattatatgtatcCGTAAACATAACACATAAACTTTTCGAGAAAACTTCACGGATCAATCTTGTGAGTCGTATTTTTTATTTGACCCAACTCATGATATAATATAAGTTTTTATCTTGTGAGTCGTATTTTTTATTCGACCCAACTCATGATATAATATAAGTTTTTATgtcgaaaatattattttacgtGATAATTATGAATCAGTCCAACTCATTAAGATTATCACAGAAAAACCTACCCTAAACGTAAACATTAACTAACAAACAAATGCACCTATCCCTTTACATCTTTAGTAATATAAAAATAGGGTTATTAAGACTAAAACGAGCATCAATACCGTGGAAGACTGTTCCACTCCTTCTCTAGAAGGCTATAAAACTTCCGAAAACTGAATGAATCGAGTTTGCTCCTAGACATTGACCCGAACTTTTACAAAAACAGGACAAAACCAAACCGAAATAAGCGAAGTAAGTAATCGAGTCGAAAAAACGAGGTTCGACCGGTTGAACCGGAATCTTAATCAGCTTCCATAACAAGGATCTACTTAAGTAATTTTTAAGAGATCTTTagactaaattttttttccataaaaaaagtGACAATATAACTTTCAAAAGAGGCTCcgaaaaaagaaaatgatggGGTAAATATCAAGCAGGGCAGAGTGCTATTTCTGGGTAGAGGGGGACCATTGACCATTCTACATACCGGCACGTAGCCCTCTCCTGTCCTCTCAGCTAAATGAGACAGAAGATAGAAGAAGATACATTCATTACACAGCAGCATCCGCATCAACATCGCGGGGTGCCCCCCTGTTTTGATTAGAATTCCTCACTACACTCCATGAAAAACAGCCACAGCCACAGCCACAGCCACAGCCACAGCGGGATTGGAATGAATTTACCACCATTACCAAGCAAAAGAACTAACTTCCAGAGAAGATGGATATTGAAGAGTGGGAGCTTCTCCCCGACGAGGGATTTCTTGGAATTCATGATGATGGAGGGAAGACGATTCATCCCAAGAGTGTTTTCCACATGAACTACTTCATATGTCGTTCGAATGTTGTTGATTCTGTTTCCCAGCATCATCCTAATGATCATCTCCCACCTCTCTCTCTTCATCTTTTGGAACCAAGACTTCCGAAGAAGCCACAGGATCAAGAATCTTCTATACCACCGGTGGAGATGATCAAGAAGATCACGCCTCCAGCAACATCATCAGACCCTGTTTCAcaagttttcttcaagaaaatgaaGGAGACCGAATTTGTCGACATCAAAGTGGACTCACCAAGGTCCGGTTCTGCTAGTAGGGGATTCATTCCTCAGATCGAAGGTGCTGCGGTTTTTCAGTTCGAAGAGAAGGGGGGCCAGAACGCCGTTCCTTGTGGTGTTTCAGAAATGGAGATCAACGAAGACACCAGCATGGACTCGAAGAAAGGCGAAGGAGGAGGATCGAACATATGGAAATGGAGCTTAACTGGGATCGGTGCTATTTGCTCACTCGGGGTCACTCTTTGCTGCATCATCGTTTTCCGCAGCAGCCACGGCATGAGTAACAAACATCCTCAGCAGAATCAAAAGCTTCAAACACAAACTCACGCCAATGACAAGGTTAGAACCCAAAacgtatcaaatcaaacatttTCGAGCTCACTGTATTTCATTTTGGGCTTTTAAAGTGGTGCTATAGATCTTTTAGCATGTTTGCAGAGGATCAAGCAAGGCGTAAACCACTCAAGTAGGCTAAGCGATGCAGTTCGTGCTGTGAGAGGAGTTCAAATAGCTAAAGCACGTATCACTTTCGGGGGTCACTACGATGCAGCTATCTGAGCACGAGAAGAATTATGGTATGGGATGGATCAAGAAACTAAGAAAACGCATATTTCATATGTTTTTATTGGTTTTGTAAAAAGATGTGTGATTATTTTTGGTTAAAGCAATATCCATTAATGTGAAAAATCTATTCCAAGTGTACGCACATCATCAATGTAATAAAAGGGCACAACAGTTATAAATTATATACACGCAAGTTGCCCCCAGTCTTCCCAATTATATATTCCACAGAGAATTCCTGGGAAAAGGTCTTTAGATGAGTAAATAAAACATCAATGCTGTTTGACTGGGTTTAATTCAAATGCTTACCACAAAAATTAGAATTGAAAAAGGATCAAGCAAGGTCCTCTGACTCACAGATTGTGTCATTCAGAAAAAGATCTTCGATGAATACAATTTTCTTTCATTGCCAACTTCTAACTTTCAATGCATTCAATTCCTCTGAGGTTCATCAGACAACCAAAACAATCTCAAAATATCACATCTCAGTACTTCAAGTATGTCATATTACCAATTCATCAACATATACCACCAACACAAGAAGCCAATGGCCCAATGCTTCCTACCTGGTTGTAGCCTACATGTTGACACATTACCCAAACTTTGCACCaatattactattttttacCTAAAGGCACCACACAGCCTTTCATACCCACACAATAGTATCCAATGCACCATTCTACGACTGAAATACATGAAACTACTCTTTAAATAGACGGGTTTCATAACAGGTAGCACATAAACATGTGAGAATTCTAACTGTAGGAAGATAAAGATCCCCTCCACCCCACctccaaacaaaaaaaaacatctgAATATGATAAATCTTAAGGAGTACTAGGTCAAAGAGAAGCCTTGCAGATGCAGGGAAATAACACCAACCAGTTGGATAAAAGATTTAATCTTTAGTCCGATCCTTTTAACACAAATTGATTAATCTTGTTTAGTTGATGTCTTACACTAATTAATTTTCCAGAAAATAATTTCTTCTTAGAGAATATGGACACATTTAGAggcaattatccacatgtttatAACAATTTCACACTGAATACAGAGCATGTCAGAAGTATTAGCTGAActgttcaatttttcttaaaataattcatagtAAATGTTCTTTGGGAGCAATAGAAAAGTTTCCAAACTTTCTCTCTAAATTATCTCTCTTATTTATTCTTTTCTGGAGCCAACCAAGCTTGGACTAGGAAAATTGCAACTCCTCATTATCGTACGAGCAGATCAAAAGAGTCTTGACAAAAAACCGGTGACACTAAATTTGTGACAGGTCGAAACAATTGCAGAAAAGAACAAAATATTAAGCATCTAAGTGcttatgatgaaagaaaatgtgTTCATCTCAAATCAAAAGCAAAAAAAACACTATGAAGAACTTACATTTTTGCACCATGTATTACCAACAAAAGTAAATATTGGGATTGAATAATGCATGTTGTGGCAAGAGCACATTGTTCTGCCcgtatttttcgaaacaactcTTCTGCCTTGACCACTCACTAGTATCAATAGTCTCCATTTTTCACAGATAAGTGGACGAAAAACCGATGACATAGAAAGTACatcaaacaaataaaattcCAGCATCAATGACACTGTTTCATTAACAAAAATAACTCCTTGTCAAGCACACCCTAAGCGTTGATAACGTACCTAAATGGATATGTTCAATAGTTTGCTAACATTGGACTACAGTTCGTATAAATCTTAGTAACTtcaattttttccttctttctttATACAATTATACTCCATCCACAGTAAATATAGAAGTCTTTGTTGTTTTTCCACATAAATTTAGAATATTAttggaaaacaaatttttaaaaaaattatgttattcttatctaatttatttttaaaaatattacacaTCTTTCCAAAACTGAGTTAATAGgttatattgattaaaaaaatatacttctaaatataaaaattagactatatatttgagacaatcaaaaaataaaagacaacacAGAGATAAAAATCGAACAACAAGGGAAGAAGTAGATTGGTGATACTAAAGAATTGAACAATAATGATTACCAAAGTTGATCTAAACTCTATCCCATTCATATAATAATTTCAAGAAAAAGGTAAAATTACTCAAGTAACTACATTAGTGACATACAAAAGAGACCAAAAAATATTAAGGGTCATTGCTTAATGTATGGTAAAGATCGATATATTTAAGTGAAATGATTGGTCATCACAGGGGGATGGGCTACGAGATATCCTTTATCATCCAAGTAAGATACCACTTGACCAGCCATCTCATTGGGTGTGGGGCAGATTCCATCCTTCTGTAGTAATTCAATCTGAAACCATAACTTCGTGAGGTAAGAAAAATGAAAGCACAAAGATCAACTGTGAATGATGTATAACTCCTGATGAATCACCAAATATctgtaattaaaattattacaaaCCTCACAGTTCAAAGGAGGTTCATAAGGATCATCTATTCCAGTGAAACCTGAAACTTAATCATACCGTTTATAAAAATCTGACCCACAAAAAAAAACAGATCTAGAATTTCTAGCATTCAAGGTTTAGACAAGAGAAGATGCACCTTTGATCTTCCCAG comes from Primulina huaijiensis isolate GDHJ02 chromosome 2, ASM1229523v2, whole genome shotgun sequence and encodes:
- the LOC140968697 gene encoding uncharacterized protein isoform X1 yields the protein MDIEEWELLPDEGFLGIHDDGGKTIHPKSVFHMNYFICRSNVVDSVSQHHPNDHLPPLSLHLLEPRLPKKPQDQESSIPPVEMIKKITPPATSSDPVSQVFFKKMKETEFVDIKVDSPRSGSASRGFIPQIEGAAVFQFEEKGGQNAVPCGVSEMEINEDTSMDSKKGEGGGSNIWKWSLTGIGAICSLGVTLCCIIVFRSSHGMSNKHPQQNQKLQTQTHANDKRIKQGVNHSSRLSDAVRAVRGVQIAKARITFGGHYDAAI
- the LOC140968697 gene encoding uncharacterized protein isoform X2, whose amino-acid sequence is MDIEEWELLPDEGFLGIHDDGGKTIHPKSVFHMNYFICRSNVVDSVSQHHPNDHLPPLSLHLLEPRLPKKPQDQESSIPPVEMIKKITPPATSSDPVSQVFFKKMKETEFVDIKVDSPRSGSASRGFIPQIEGAAVFQFEEKGGQNAVPCGVSEMEINEDTSMDSKKGEGGGSNIWKWSLTGIGAICSLGVTLCCIIVFRSSHGMSNKHPQQNQKLQTQTHANDKIF